In Gadus chalcogrammus isolate NIFS_2021 chromosome 11, NIFS_Gcha_1.0, whole genome shotgun sequence, a single window of DNA contains:
- the LOC130392385 gene encoding protein limb expression 1 homolog, translating into MRKAGAARVSSEEMQENIMMSHLLKSESGNSPQDLNVVAMLHHFWQKKQSVPLTEGGAEDPRAEQGPLLLLYESAPTPGPPYVCYVTLPGGSCFGNYRVCETQAEARRDAARVALMNSLMNELPSRHISPPFISQSLRQAAADSAVSLEDACDPGTSIGTYSLLLHSCRGRTMLEFQEMMTVFQLLHWNGTLKSLKDQQCSRRSVISYFSERGLDESLRSSMALDWLERERRAAGRLAEQLAVAQRELVLARRRGVELRFYKEKTEILSLALSQAYTHHPHHHHHHPQHHQDHQQYPDHPDPYAPSPGHERAGYAREEELHLRPPPIYETTKRKQTKRKQTERKQAERKQTERKQAERKQTERKQTERKETEEAERKQTERKQTERKQTERKQTERKQTERKETERKETERKETERKETERKETEEADREEGD; encoded by the exons ATGAGGAAGGCCGGAGCAGCGAGGGTGAGCTCGGAGGAGATGCAGGAGAACATCATGATGTCCCACCTGCTGAAGAGCGAGAGCGGCAACTCCCCTCAAGACC TGAACGTGGTGGCCATGCTGCACCACTTCTGGCAGAAGAAGCAGAGCGTCCCGCtgacggaggggggggcggaggacccCCGGGCGGAGCAgggccccctgctgctgctgtacgaGTCGGCCCCCACGCCCGGCCCGCCCTACGTCTGCTACGTCACCCTGCCGGGCGGGAGCTGCTTCGGGAACTACAGG gtgtGTGAGACCCAGGCGGAGGCCCGTCGGGACGCGGCCCGCGTGGCGCTGATGAACTCCCTGATGAACGAGCTGCCGTCGCGCCACATCAGCCCCCCCTTCATCTCCCAGAGCCTGAGGCAGGCGGCGGCCGACAGCGCC GTCTCTTTGGAGGACGCGTGTGACCCAGGCACCAGCATCGGCACCTACAGCCTGCTGCTCCACTCCTGCAGGGGGCGCACCATGCTGGAGTTCCAG GAGATGATGACAGTGTTCCAGCTGTTGCACTGGAACGGGACCCTGAAGTCCCTGAAGGACCAGCAGTGCTCCCGAAGG agtGTGATCTCGTACTTCTCCGAGCGGGGCCTGGACGAGTCCCTCCGCAGCAGCATGGCGCTGGACTGGCTGGAGCGGGAGCGCCGGGCGGCCGGGCGGCTGGCGGAGCAGCTCGCCGTGGCCCAGCGGGAGCTGGTGCTAGCGCGCCGCCGCGGCGTCGAGCTGCGCTTCTACAAGGAGAAGACGGAGATCCTCAGCCTGGCACTGAGCCAGGCCTACACCCAccacccgcaccaccaccaccaccaccctcagcaCCACCAGGACCACCAGCAATACCCGGACCACCCGGACCCGTACGCGCCGTCCCCCGGACACGAGAGAGCCGGCTACGCCCGTGAGGAGGAGCTCCACCTCCGTCCGCCCCCCATATACGAGACG ACCAAGAGGAAGCAGACCAAGAGGAAGCAGACCGAGAGGAAGCAGGCTGAGAGGAAGCAGACCGAGAGGAAGCAGGCTGAGAGGAAGCAGACCGAGAGGAAGCAGACTGAGAGGAAGGAGACTGAGGAA GCTGAGAGGAAGCAGACTGAGAGGAAGCAGACCGAGAGGAAGCAGACGGAGAGGAAGCAGACCGAGAGGAAGCAGACCGAGAGGAAGGAGACCGAGAGGAAGGAGACCGAGAGGAAGGAGACCGAGAGGAAGGAGACTGAGAGGAAGGAGACTGAGGAAGCAGACCGAGAGGAAGGAGACTGA
- the riok2 gene encoding serine/threonine-protein kinase RIO2 has product MGKLNVVVLRYLSRDDFRVLTAVEMGMKNHEIVPVSLLASIASLKHGGCNKILRELVKHKLLSYEHTKTVHGYRLNYGGYDYLALKTFCAREVLLSVGNQMGVGKESDIYIVANPEGEQYAMKLHRLGRTSFRNIKNQRDYHKHRKNISWLYLSRLSAMKEYAYMKVLYERGFPVPRPVDYNRHAVVMELINGYPMCQIRELQDPPGLYSEIMELIVKLANHGLIHGDFNEFNLMLDDTDHVTMIDFPQMVSTSHFNAEWYFDRDVKCIRDYFAKRYHYESELYPTFKDIRRSCCLDVEISASGFTKEMERDGELLHPAGPESEEDDEDDDEEEEEEEEEEEEGDSENGEVQGVDMEEYKHVMLELDGLKLEETQTDSRDAEEKEGETREEEKEGETREEEKEAELVTEKKAELEVELKAELKAELAVCSAEEGREESGEHDGGGGGEGEEEEDRCPELLDLSAANREFKPFRDADSMLHLNEHRRRTDSEGTVGSVGSCSTIPPEVVRQKVRRQLGKQQKSAQRRRLQRGEASLQTKARRETDSVIKSSLECDSFWG; this is encoded by the exons ATGGGTAAACTAAACGTCGTGGTTCTCAGGTACCTGTCCCGGGATGACTTCCGGGTCCTGACCGCG GTGGAGATGGGAATGAAAAACCATGAAATCGTCCCGGTCAGTCTGCTGGCCTCCATCGCCAGCCTCAAGCACGGAGGCTGCAACAAGATCTTAAGAGAACTCGTGAAACACAAACTCCTGTCCTACGAACACACAAAGA CTGTGCACGGTTACCGGCTGAACTACGGGGGCTACGACTACCTGGCGCTGAAGACCTTCTGTGCCAGAGAGGTGCTGCTCTCTGTGGGCAACCAGATGGGCGTCGGGAAGGAGTCGG ATATTTACATCGTCGCCAATCCTGAGGGGGAGCAGTACGCCATGAAGCTCCACAGACTGGGCAGAACGTCCTTCAGGAACATCAAGAACCAGAGGGATTACCACAAGCACAGGAAGAACATCTCCTGGCTCTACCTCTCCCGCCTCTCCGCCATGAAGGAGTACGCCTACATGAAG GTGTTGTATGAGCGAGGCTTCCCTGTCCCCAGACCAGTGGACTACAACAGACACGCTGTGGTGATGGAGCTCATCAACGGATATCCAAT GTGTCAGATCCGGGAGCTGCAGGATCCGCCCGGTCTCTACAGCGAGATCATGGAGCTCATTGTCAAGCTGGCCAATCACGGCCTCATCCACGGAGACTTCAACGAGTTCAACCTGATGTTGGACGACACCGACCATGTGACCATGATCGACTTCCCCCAGATGGTTTCCACGTCCCACTTCAACGCAGAGTG GTACTTCGACCGAGATGTCAAGTGCATCCGAGATTACTTCGCAAAACGCTACCACTATGAGAGTGAGCTGTACCCGACCTTCAAAGACATCAG GCGGTCCTGCTGTCTGGACGTGGAGATCTCAGCCAGCGGCTTCaccaaggagatggagagggacggagagctGCTGCACCCCGCCGGCCCCGAgagcgaggaggacgacgaagacgacgatgaggaggaggaggaggaggaggaggaggaggaggaaggggactCAGAGAATGGAGAGGTGCAAGGCGTCGACATGGAGGAGTACAAACACGTGATGCTGGAACTGGACGGGCTGAAACTGGAAGAGACACAGACGGACTCACGGGACgcagaagagaaggagggtgagactagagaagaagagaaggagggtgagaccagagaagaagagaaggaggcggaACTGGTGACGGAGAAGAAGGCAGAGCTGGAAGTGGAACTGAAGGCGGAACTGAAGGCGGAACTGGCGGTCTGCAGCGCTGAAGAGGGCAGAGAAGAGTCTGGTGagcatgatggaggaggaggaggagaaggagaagaggaggaggaccggtGTCCAGAGCTGCTGGACCTGTCGGCCGCCAACAGAGAGTTCAAACCGTTCAG AGACGCAGACAGCATGCTGCACCTGAACGAGCACCGCAGGAGAACGGACAGCGAGGGCACCGTGGGCAGCGTGGGCAGCTGCTCCACCATACCGCCC GAGGTGGTGCGTCAGAAGGTGCGCCGCCAGCTGGGGAAGCAGCAGAAGTCGGCTCAGAGGAGGCGTCTGCAGAGGGGCGAGGCCAGCCTGCAGACCAAGGCCCGGAGGGAGACCGACAGCGTCATCAAGTCCAGCCTGGAGTGCGACTCCTTCTGgggctga
- the mboat4 gene encoding ghrelin O-acyltransferase, producing the protein MDWLWEQHWLLWHQCLALPLAVLYSLARAHLSLTWRYVSLGLGGCLLAVGTMGVYSLVVLVAALGFALLVVWVPPDRVHGWVFWGQMLWQTVCHLLLQHGEGLLPQGGGVRALVAVSSLMLLTQRVTSVSMDLQEGRIRLPQGGAASCPLFLLSLCSYVLSFPTLLGGPLYPYSYFVGCVEGSGPGAPPLPLGAVSLKLLQVLLLEGVRAGLLRGLPGPGPAAAVGGPARACLCLWGVALALRLRYYSHWGVSEGLNLAAGFGPRGPDRGGLSDGDPWTTEASPRVSEFARRWNATTAAWLRRLVFRRGGRCPLLLTFGFSAWWHGLRPGQAAGFLGWGLAVRADYALHRHVGAALSSRWGRGLYAGLSWAHTQAVITWVVLLVEARGVAPLGAWSSGGVAPLGAWSSVSVLLFPLLNAALALCFLLKPRAFS; encoded by the exons ATGGACTGGTTGTGGGAGCAGCACTGGCTCCTGTGGCACCAGTGTCTCGCGCTGCCGTTGGCTGTGCTTTACTCCCTGGCCCGGGCACATCTCTCCCTGACCTGGAG GTACGTCAGCCTGGGCCTGGGGGGCTGTCTGCTGGCCGTCGGCACCATGGGGGTCTACAGCCTGGTGGTCCTCGTGGCCGCGCTGGGGTTCGCTCTGCTGGTGGTGTGGGTCCCCCCCGACCGGGTCCACGGCTGGGTGTTCTGGGGGCAGATGCTGTGGCAGACCGTCTGCCACCTGCTCCTTCAGCACGGGGAGGGCCTTCTCCCCCAGGGGGGGGGCGTCAG GGCCCTGGTGGCGGTCTCCTCCCTCATGCTGCTCACCCAGAGGGTCACCAGCGTGTCCATGGACCTCCAGGAGGGGCGGATCCGTCTGCCCCAGGGGGGCGCTGCCAGctgccccctcttcctcctctcgctCTGCAGCTACGTGCTCAGCTTCCCGACCCTGCTGGGGGGCCCCCTGTACCCCTACAGCTACTTCGTGGGCTGTGTAGAGGgctcgggccccggggccccgcccctccctctggGCGCGGTCTCGCTGAAGCTGCTGCAGGTCCTGCTCCTGGAGGGGGTCCGGGCCGGCCTCCTGCGGGGCCTCCCGGGTCccgggccggcggcggcggtgggggggcCGGCGAgggcgtgtctgtgtctctggggCGTGGCTCTGGCTCTGAGGCTGCGGTACTACTCCCACTGGGGGGTCAGCGAGGGCCTCAACCTCGCCGCCGGCTTCGGCCCCCGGGGCCCCGACCGGGGCGGGCTCTCGGACGGCGACCCCTGGACCACGGAGGCGTCCCCCCGGGTCTCCGAGTTCGCCCGGCGGTGGAACGCCACCACGGCGGCGTGGCTGCGGCGGCTGGTGTTCCGGAGGGGGGGGCGCTGCCCCCTGCTGCTGACCTTCGGCTTCTCGGCCTGGTGGCACGGCCTGCGCCCTGGGCAGGCGGCGGGCTTCCTGGGCTGGGGGCTGGCGGTGCGCGCGGACTACGCCCTGCACCGCCACGTGGGGGCGGCGCTGAGCTCCcgctgggggcgggggctgTACGCGGGGCTCAGCTGGGCCCACACCCAGGCGGTCATCACctgggtggtgctgctggtggaggcCCGGGGCGTGGCCCCTCTGGGGGCGTGGTCCTCTGGGGGCGTGGCTCCTCTGGGGGCGTGGTCCTCCGTGTCCGTGCTTCTGTTCCCGCTCCTCAACGCCGCTCTGGCGCTTTGCTTCCTTCTTAAGCCCAGAGCGTTCAGTTAG